The following coding sequences lie in one Rutidosis leptorrhynchoides isolate AG116_Rl617_1_P2 chromosome 6, CSIRO_AGI_Rlap_v1, whole genome shotgun sequence genomic window:
- the LOC139856195 gene encoding chromatin modification-related protein EAF1 A-like isoform X1 codes for MGGVGISSTPSLQQSSDLEKTQAELRQTFNAAEKFRRELEFLQKGGDPLDLKPGNVASISFQSTSLTERHSKQLKTSEAKGSFVITASPHGDSVESSGRLGAPSVCEPNSADNLMLLKESGESAVLELPKKSYKRRIRSHRPNRDYSRHVSRDFKGPTHDADNQEWNYLLNSNSNPKSPDAIKNSNSHIGNELDGEPAVQSTLGPARGPHANALLESHHLPLKSDSQDAFIITASTEPKTLANIIVPTNGNGNAEEMKSIPDTNKILDEDSSCKQTGQHCFNNNGNGNALLTNGPMEPNLEGVNIGAKNSDEMLNIDPASKQDEGLKGPETAKEVGSDGPTSLKTERKSSVVVGPDSISQDGHPCNNRPQGSNESRVHEECTVQNACSQDTLKLAIKEREDSILEEARIIEAKRKGMVELPVRTLSIETRLKSQWDFVLEEMSWLANDFAQERLWKVTAAAQISRNVAFASRLRFQQQSSLQKHKEVSHALATAVMQFWDMIQAKYKGAESYGLNKDRAVGIQEYAARFLEYNSSLILWNAPQTPASYDNISDLCIMDRLWEDNLTEENLFYTVPPGAIEAYRKAIDSHLLQFERTGSSMQEEVDTSGYDAAADNAFEEDEGETSTYYMPGVLEGIKSTKNSQKGRKNFKLYGPRPYDMGGDPSYMQSVERAIGTQPSVLNGKRSSSSLNVTIPTKRVRTASRQRIISPFNAGSSGQIHAPNRTDGSSGDNNSFQDEQSNIHVVSQIQNNMEAESMGEYEKQLQFDSMEVSNRPKKRKKEKHPGSTFENRWQLDSNYLNEQKDHSRRRLDPHQFDSNGSSVASQMSNMSNQNKFIKSLVRDRSRKVKAPKTPVGQPGSGNAWSLFEDQALVVLVHDMGPNWELISDAINSTLQFKCIFRKAKDCKERHKILMDRNTGDGADSAEDSGSSQPYPSTLPGIPEGSARQLFQRLQGPMEEDTLKSHFEKIIVIGQKQHYRRMQVTNFRDTVCLLANASNFVLLYLHNLFVFFFFSSPNKDNQDPKQLQQPHSSHAFALSQVHPNNLNNGGRVLTPLDLCEAVSSSPDVLPVGYQGPHSGGFPPGLNHGPVPPVLPGSGSGSGSASSAPSSSNSVHGSNPQSVSAPFNPSHSREGRYGIPRTGSSSADDQQRIQQYNQMLSARNAQQPGLPPGSHSVTDRTGRILPAGNGMGPAGINRNPRMARPGYQGIASTSTLSPRMATPSSSNMHSGPRPRDPMHMIRPNNNIDHQVTQSGPGPTQGVPTFSGGPSSSFPNQLPQQPYPRPISGPTSPLVPTSNSPFQGHPNHYAMRLAKERQLQQQRLLQQQQQFSTSNHVMPHVQQQQPPPQESSLPVSSPQNSTRSSSPPVSMGTPSMTPKHPAPPHGLARNPQPSGNQIIKQPRPRPPNQFQHMPPQQRQQMPPQQQAKLMKAARGNMMMNQNLPTDSSSSLPNGFSGGQFIPDEGSSQGAEKQSVPQSSLSQTPLKKTLSGKPQKPSYSGDNKNNKNHASSLVTSSTSHHKLVNQKQANTPQNLLLNRKAKTSDQSTSKQAESPNSSQPSTVVPTPRVSSDDANSTEIPVVSSSAADSGNPGTQLSKSYVQVSSPQTNHLGTENERTGLAVDQDTVHRLSFSDSLPNPVAHDASVQQQQQQQQQPPSS; via the exons ATGGGAGGAGTTGGGATTTCTTCAACACCGTCTTTGCAGCAATCATCAGATCTTGAGAAAACTCAAGCCGAACTTAG GCAAACATTCAACGCTGCTGAGAAGTTTAGAAGAGAATTAGAATTCTTGCAGAAA GGCGGAGATCCATTAGACTTGAAACCTGGAAATGTAGCTTCGATTAGCTTTCAGTCCACATCACTGACAGAGCGGCATTCTAAACAGTTGAAGACAAG TGAAGCAAAGGGTAGTTTTGTAATTACTGCTTCACCCCATGGAGATTCTGTTGAGAGTAGTGGTAGATTAGGTGCTCCTTCAGTGTGTGAACCAAACAGTGCTGATAATCTCATGCTACTAAAAGAATCAGGCGAATCTGCTGTTCTTGAACTGCCCAAAAAGTCATATAAGCGTAGGATTAGATCTCATCGGCCAAATCGCGATTATTCTCGGCATGTTTCAAGAGATTTTAAGGGACCCACACACGATGCTGATAATCAGGAGTGGAACTACTTGTTAAACTCCAATTCCAACCCTAAAAGTCCTGATGCTATTAAAAATTCTAATAGTCATATAGGAAATGAATTAGATGGTGAGCCAGCTGTACAATCAACCCTTGGCCCTGCACGTGGTCCACACGCTAATGCTTTACTAGAgagtcatcatcttccattaaaatctgACAGTCAGGATGCTTTTATTATAACGGCTTCAACGGAGCCTAAAACGTTAGCAAATATAATAGTTCCAACCAACGGTAATGGAAATGCAGAAGAGATGAAAAGTATACCTGATACCAATAAGATATTGGACGAGGATTCGTCATGTAAGCAAACGGGTCAGCACTGttttaacaataatggaaatggaaATGCTTTGCTTACTAATGGGCCAATGGAACCAAATTTGGAGGGTGTTAATATAGGTGCAAAAAATAGTGATGAGATGTTGAATATCGATCCGGCTTCAAAGCAGGATGAAGGTTTAAAAGGACCTGAAACTGCCAAAGAAGTTGGCTCAGATGGACCTACTAGTTTGAAAACAGAAAGAAAATCAAGCGTTGTTGTGGGACCCGATTCCATTTCTCAAGATGGACATCCTTGTAATAACAGACCTCAGGGTTCAAATGAGTCTCGTGTTcacgaagaatgtacagtgcaaaaTGCATGCTCTCAGGACACCCTGAAATTGGCAATCAAGGAGCGTGAAGACTCGATTCTAGAAGAGGCTCGAATCATAGAG GCGAAACGTAAGGGGATGGTTGAATTACCTGTTAGAACGTTATCTATAGAGACACGACTTAAATCTCAGTGGGATTTTGTCCTTGAGGAAATGTCTTGGTTGGCTAATGATTTCGCACAG GAGCGCCTTTGGAAGGTAACCGCAGCTGCTCAAATATCCCGAAACGTTGCCTTTGCTTCTCGGTTAAGATTCCAACAACAAAGTTCACTGCAGAAGCATAAGGAAGTGTCTCATGCTTTGGCGACAGCTGTCATGCAGTTTTGGGACATGATACAG GCTAAATACAAGGGAGCTGAGTCGTACGGCCTAAATAAGGATCGTGCAGTTGGGATTCAGGAGTATGCAGCAAGGTTTTTGGAGTATAATAGCTCGCTTATTCTTTGGAACGCACCTCAAACGCCTGCGTCTTATGATAATATATCTGATCTTTGCATAATGGACCGTTTGTGGGAAGATAATTTGACAGAA GAGAATTTATTTTATACAGTACCACCTGGTGCGATAGAGGCCTACAGAAAGGCTATTGATTCTCACTTGCTTCAGTTTGAG AGAACTGGGAGCAGCATGCAAGAGGAAGTGGATACTTCTGGCTATGATGCTGCTGCAG ATAATGCATTTGAAGAGGATGAGGGAGAAACAAGCACATATTATATGCCAGGTGTTTTGGAAGGTATCAAATCAACAAAAAATTCTCAAAAAGGAAGGAAAAATTTCAAATTATATGGTCCTAGACCATATGATATGGGAGGTGATCCATCATACATGCAATCTGTTGAAAGGGCTATAGGAACTCAACCATCTGTGTTGAACGGAAAACGATCAAGCAGCAGTCTAAACGTTACAATTCCAACAAAACGTGTGCGTACTGCATCCAGACAGAGGATTATAAGTCCATTTAATGCAGGATCTTCGGGTCAAATACATGCACCAAACAGAACAGACGGTTCAAGTGGTGATAACAATTCTTTTCAGGATGAGCAAAGTAATATACATGTTGTTTCTCAAATACAGAACAATATGGAAGCTGAATCCATGGGAGAGTATGAAAAACAATTACAGTTTGATTCTATGGAAGTATCAAATAGACCtaaaaagagaaagaaagaaaaacatCCG GGATCCACGTTCGAGAACCGATGGCAACTTGATTCTAATTATCTAAATGAGCAG AAGGATCACTCAAGGAGGAGACTGGACCCACATCAATTTGACTCCAATGGAAGTAGCG TGGCGTCTCAAATGAGTAATATGTCCAACCAAAATAAGTTCATTAAATCACTTGTCCGTGATCGCAGTAGGAAAGTCAAAGCACCTAAG ACCCCTGTTGGGCAACCTGGTTCAGGAAATGCTTGGTCATTATTTGAGGACCAG GCCCTTGTCGTACTGGTACATGATATGGGTCCGAATTGGGAGCTTATAAGTGATGCCATTAACAGTACTTTGCAATTCAAG TGCATCTTTCGCAAAGCCAAAGATTGCAAAGAACGGCACAAAATCTTAATGGATAGAAATACTGGTGATGGAGCTGATAGCGCTGAAGATTCGGGGTCATCTCAACCTTATCCATCTACGTTACCTGGCATTCCGGAG GGTAGTGCAAGACAATTATTTCAACGGCTGCAGGGACCAATGGAAGAGGATAcactcaaatctcactttgaaaaAATTATTGTAATTGGACAGAAACAACATTACAGACGAATGCAGGTGACCAATTTTCGCGATACTGTGTGTCTATTGGCTAATGCTTCAAATTTTGTGCTACTGTACTTACATAATCtgttcgttttttttttcttttcttctccaAATAAGGATAATCAGGATCCAAAACAGTTGCAGCAGCCTCATAGTTCTCATGCATTTGCTCTTTCCCAAGTCCACCCAAATAACCTTAATAATGGGGGTCGTGTCCTTAC GCCTCTTGACCTATGTGAAGCAGTGTCATCCAGCCCAGATGTTCTTCCAGTTGGCTATCAAGGTCCTCATAGTGGTGGGTTCCCACCAGGTCTAAACCATGGTCCTGTGCCCCCAGTGCttcctggttctggttctggttctggttccgCCTCCTCTGCACCCAGTTCGTCCAACTCGGTTCATGGCAGTAACCCTCAGTCTGTGTCTGCACCATTTAATCCGTCTCATAG TAGAGAAGGAAGATATGGGATCCCGAGAACAGGCTCATCATCAGCAGATGACCAACAAAGaatacaacaatacaatcaaatgttATCTGCACGAAATGCTCAGCAACCCGGTTTGCCACCTGGATCACATTCTGTAACCGATCGTACCGGTCGGATATTACCTGCTGGAAATGGTATGGGTCCTGCGGGTATTAATAGAAACCCGAGGATGGCTAGACCAGGCTATCAAGGGATTGCATCAACATCCACATTGAGTCCTCGAATGGCAACACCAAGTTCCTCCAATATGCACTCTGGGCCAAGGCCACGTGATCCTATGCATATGATTCGG cccaacaacaacatcgATCACCAAGTAACACAAAGTGGGCCTGGGCCAACTCAAGGAGTTCCTACATTTTCGGGTGGACCAAGTTCATCGTTTCCGAATCAACTTCCCCAACAACCGTATCCACGTCCAATTTCTGGCCCAACTTCACCACTTGTGCCTACCAGTAATTCCCCTTTTCAGGGACACCCAAATCATTATGCAATGAGATTAGCTAAAGAGAGACAACTTCAGCAACAGCGGTTACTCCAACAACAGCAACAATTTTCTACATCCAATCACGTGATGCCAcatgtacaacaacaacaaccaccaccacaagAGTCTTCACTTCCTGTTTCGTCTCCACAAAATAGTACGCGATCTTCTTCTCCGCCCGTGTCAATGGGGACACCATCTATGACTCCAAAACATCCAGCGCCACCTCATGGGCTCGCGAGGAACCCTCAACCGAGTGGTAACCAAATCATAAAGCAGCCGAGACCACGTCCGCCAAATCAGTTTCAACATATGCCACCTCAGCAACGACAACAGATGCCACCTCAGCAGCAAGCTAAGCTTATGAAAGCTGCTAGGGGAAATATGATGATGAATCAGAATCTTCCTACCGATTCTTCTTCCTCTCTACCAAATGGGTTTTCAGGAGGCCAATTTATTCCAGATGAGGGTTCTTCTCAGGGTGCTGAAAAGCAATCTGTACCTCAGTCTTCTTTAAGTCAAACACCCCTGAAGAAGACGTTATCTGGTAAACCGCAAAAGCCTTCTTATTCGGGTgataataaaaacaataaaaaCCATGCTTCATCGTTGGTTACCTCAAGTACCAGCCACCACAAGTTAGTGAATCAAAAACAAGCAAATACACCTCAGAATTTGTTGCTTAATCGGAAAGCCAAGACATCTGATCAGTCTACAAGCAAACAAGCTGAGTCACCCAATTCCTCTCAGCCAAGTACAGTTGTCCCAACGCCTCGTGTATCTTCTGATGATGCAAATAGTACTGAAATACCTGTTGTATCTTCTTCGGCTGCTGATTCAGGTAATCCGGGAACACAGTTGAGTAAGAGTTATGTGCAGGTGTCTTCACCACAAACAAACCATCTAGGAACAGAGAATGAACGCACTGGACTGGCCGTGGACCAAGATACAGTTCATAGGCTGTCTTTTTCAGACAGCTTGCCTAATCCTGTCGCACATGATGCTAGtgtacagcagcagcagcagcagcagcagcagccgcCTTCTTCATAA